Proteins found in one Corynebacterium freneyi genomic segment:
- a CDS encoding DsbA family protein: protein MSDTAPAGAPATAPRKKKPAPGMVPAVIALVVVILLIIGVGGYMVWGGSGSGSGSGSGSGSATEAGGGTSNSVDGGRSGAEGASEGEGLSFLARRDEGDPMAVGAVDAPVVLINYSDWRCPFCAKFARDIEPTLMADYVEAGTVRIEWRDMPIFGEESMLAARAGRAAAEQGTFREFHEVVMAAAPERGHADLNEQALMEFAEQAGIPDLEKFRADMMSDRFDEAIAKDAEEGSLYGVNSTPTFIVGKGVIVGAQPLESFVEAIESQLPDGAGE from the coding sequence ATGAGCGACACCGCCCCGGCCGGCGCCCCGGCCACCGCACCCCGGAAGAAGAAGCCCGCACCCGGGATGGTGCCGGCCGTGATCGCGCTGGTGGTGGTCATTCTGCTCATCATCGGCGTCGGCGGGTACATGGTGTGGGGAGGCTCTGGTTCGGGTTCGGGCTCCGGTTCGGGCTCTGGTTCGGCGACGGAGGCCGGCGGCGGCACCTCGAATTCGGTCGATGGTGGCCGGTCCGGGGCGGAGGGGGCGTCGGAAGGTGAGGGCCTGAGTTTCCTCGCCCGCCGCGACGAGGGGGACCCGATGGCGGTGGGAGCCGTCGACGCGCCGGTCGTGCTGATCAATTATTCAGACTGGCGCTGCCCGTTCTGCGCGAAGTTCGCCCGCGACATCGAGCCGACTCTGATGGCGGATTACGTGGAGGCGGGCACGGTGCGCATCGAGTGGCGCGACATGCCGATCTTCGGCGAGGAATCGATGCTCGCCGCCCGCGCGGGCCGTGCCGCCGCGGAGCAGGGCACGTTCCGCGAGTTCCATGAGGTCGTCATGGCGGCGGCCCCCGAGCGCGGTCACGCCGACCTCAACGAGCAGGCGCTGATGGAGTTCGCCGAGCAGGCGGGCATCCCGGATCTGGAGAAGTTCCGCGCGGACATGATGTCGGATCGTTTCGACGAGGCGATCGCGAAGGACGCCGAGGAGGGCTCCCTGTACGGGGTGAATTCGACGCCGACGTTCATCGTGGGCAAAGGCGTGATCGTCGGTGCTCAGCCGTTGGAGTCGTTCGTCGAGGCCATCGAGTCTCAGCTGCCCGACGGGGCCGGGGAGTAG
- the purL gene encoding phosphoribosylformylglycinamidine synthase subunit PurL codes for MTDNTPHANVHDDTVDNAAATPDLAQPWAELGLKEDEYARIREILGRRPTDAELAMYSVMWSEHCSYKSSKVHLRYFGETTTDAMKEKMLAGIGENAGVVDIGDGWAVTFKVESHNHPSYVEPYQGAATGVGGIVRDIMAMGARPVAVMDQLRFGPADAPDTQRVLPGVVAGVGGYGNCLGLPNIGGETVFDESYAGNPLVNALCVGVLPVEDLHLAFASGTGNRVVLFGSRTGLDGIGGVSVLASDTFEEGAERKLPAVQVGDPFAEKVLIECCLDLYKAGVVVGIQDLGGAGLSCAVSELAAAGDGGMEINLDNVHLRAENMTAAEILSSESQERMCAVVKPENMDEFMAICAKWDVIASDIGVVTDGENLVVTHDGKVVVDAPPKTIADEGPTYHRPYARPEWQDALQQTPDLARPASSDELRATVLDLAASPALCSRAHITEQYDRYVRGNTVAAKDADAGVLRVNEETGRGVAVSTDASGRYTKLDPRTGTRLALAEAHRNVSVTGAMPYAVSNCLNFGSPENPDAMWQFAEAVRGLADGAAELNVPVTGGNVSFYNQTGDEPILPTPVIAVLGIVEDVEKVIGNRLAQDGVADEVLYLLGETFDELGGSIWQQVAHDALGGMPPAIDLANEEKLTEFFHGTIESRGEHFVSAARDLSEGGLSQAIVEAAAQSGVGIEVSLDDVSADPFVALFSESASRALVAVPAGAAADLEARAAEVGVPFAKIGRVLTADDEKVIRVSGGDISFEIPVSEAESAWRDTLPKLFAHAAGANSVVEAE; via the coding sequence ATGACCGACAACACCCCGCACGCCAACGTCCACGACGACACCGTCGACAACGCCGCCGCCACCCCGGACCTCGCCCAGCCCTGGGCCGAGCTGGGCCTGAAGGAGGACGAGTACGCCCGCATCCGCGAGATCCTCGGCCGCCGCCCCACCGACGCCGAGCTGGCCATGTACTCCGTGATGTGGTCGGAGCACTGCTCCTACAAGTCGTCGAAGGTGCACCTGCGCTACTTCGGCGAGACCACCACGGACGCCATGAAGGAGAAGATGCTGGCGGGCATCGGCGAAAACGCCGGCGTCGTCGACATCGGCGACGGCTGGGCCGTCACCTTCAAGGTGGAGTCCCACAACCACCCGTCGTACGTCGAGCCGTACCAGGGTGCGGCCACCGGCGTCGGCGGCATCGTCCGCGACATCATGGCCATGGGCGCCCGCCCGGTCGCCGTGATGGACCAGCTGCGCTTCGGCCCCGCCGATGCCCCGGACACGCAGCGAGTGCTGCCGGGCGTCGTCGCCGGCGTCGGCGGCTACGGCAACTGCCTGGGCCTGCCGAACATCGGCGGCGAGACCGTGTTCGACGAGTCCTACGCCGGCAACCCCCTGGTCAACGCCCTGTGCGTCGGCGTGCTGCCGGTGGAGGACCTCCACCTGGCGTTCGCGTCGGGCACGGGCAACCGCGTGGTGCTCTTCGGTTCCCGCACGGGTCTCGACGGCATCGGCGGCGTGTCGGTGCTGGCGTCGGACACCTTCGAGGAGGGCGCGGAGCGCAAGCTGCCGGCCGTCCAGGTGGGCGACCCGTTCGCCGAGAAGGTGCTCATCGAGTGCTGCCTCGACCTGTACAAGGCCGGCGTCGTCGTCGGCATCCAGGACCTCGGCGGCGCGGGCCTGTCCTGCGCGGTGTCCGAGCTGGCGGCCGCCGGCGACGGCGGCATGGAAATCAACCTGGACAACGTGCACCTGCGTGCCGAGAACATGACCGCCGCGGAGATCCTGTCGTCGGAGTCCCAGGAGCGCATGTGCGCCGTGGTGAAGCCGGAGAACATGGACGAGTTCATGGCCATCTGCGCGAAGTGGGACGTCATCGCGTCCGACATCGGCGTGGTCACCGACGGCGAGAACCTGGTGGTCACCCACGACGGCAAGGTCGTCGTCGACGCCCCGCCGAAGACCATCGCCGACGAGGGCCCGACCTACCACCGTCCGTACGCCCGTCCCGAGTGGCAGGATGCGCTGCAGCAGACCCCGGATCTGGCCCGCCCGGCCTCGTCCGATGAGCTGCGCGCGACCGTGCTCGATCTGGCGGCGTCGCCGGCGCTGTGCTCGCGTGCGCACATCACCGAGCAGTACGACCGGTACGTCCGCGGCAACACGGTCGCCGCGAAGGATGCCGACGCCGGCGTGCTGCGCGTCAACGAGGAGACCGGTCGCGGCGTGGCGGTGTCCACCGACGCGTCGGGCCGCTACACCAAGCTCGATCCGCGCACGGGCACCCGTCTGGCGTTGGCGGAGGCGCACCGCAACGTGTCGGTCACCGGCGCGATGCCGTATGCGGTGTCCAACTGCCTGAACTTCGGTTCCCCGGAGAACCCGGACGCCATGTGGCAGTTCGCCGAGGCCGTCCGCGGTCTGGCCGATGGTGCGGCGGAGCTCAACGTTCCGGTCACCGGCGGCAACGTGTCGTTCTACAACCAGACCGGTGACGAGCCGATTCTGCCGACCCCGGTCATCGCGGTGCTGGGCATCGTCGAGGACGTGGAGAAGGTGATCGGCAACCGCCTCGCCCAGGACGGCGTCGCCGACGAGGTCCTGTACCTGCTCGGCGAGACCTTCGACGAGCTGGGTGGTTCGATCTGGCAGCAGGTCGCCCACGATGCGTTGGGCGGCATGCCGCCGGCCATCGACCTGGCCAACGAGGAGAAGCTGACGGAGTTCTTCCACGGCACCATCGAGTCCCGCGGCGAGCATTTCGTCTCCGCCGCCCGTGACCTGTCGGAGGGCGGCCTGTCGCAGGCCATCGTCGAGGCTGCGGCTCAGTCGGGCGTCGGCATCGAGGTTTCGCTTGACGACGTCTCCGCCGACCCGTTCGTGGCCCTGTTCTCGGAGTCGGCCTCGCGCGCTTTGGTCGCGGTGCCGGCCGGTGCCGCTGCGGACCTGGAGGCCCGTGCCGCCGAGGTGGGCGTGCCGTTCGCGAAGATCGGCCGCGTCCTGACCGCCGATGACGAGAAGGTCATCCGCGTGTCCGGTGGCGACATTTCCTTCGAGATCCCGGTGTCCGAGGCGGAGTCCGCATGGCGCGACACCCTGCCGAAGCTGTTCGCCCATGCGGCGGGCGCGAACTCGGTGGTCGAGGCGGAGTAA
- the purQ gene encoding phosphoribosylformylglycinamidine synthase subunit PurQ, with protein MTAKIGVITFPGTLDDVDAARAVRLAGAESVDLWHADADLKGVDAVVVPGGFSYGDYLRSGAISALAPVMRSVIDAAGKGMPVLGICNGFQILTEAGLLPGALTRNEGLHFVCRDLHLKVENTDTAWTSKLSAGQEILIPSKHGEGRFQAAPETIRELEEEGRVVFRYVENPNGSINDIAGVCSADGRVVGLMPHPEHAVEALTGPSLDGLELFLSAVSTIGA; from the coding sequence GTGACCGCCAAGATCGGCGTCATCACCTTCCCCGGCACCCTCGATGACGTCGACGCCGCCCGCGCCGTCCGGCTGGCCGGCGCCGAGTCGGTCGACCTGTGGCACGCCGACGCCGACCTGAAGGGCGTCGACGCCGTCGTCGTGCCCGGCGGCTTCTCCTACGGCGACTACCTGCGCAGCGGCGCCATCTCGGCGCTGGCCCCCGTCATGCGGTCCGTCATCGACGCCGCGGGCAAGGGCATGCCGGTGCTGGGCATCTGCAACGGCTTCCAGATCCTCACCGAAGCCGGCCTGCTGCCGGGCGCGTTGACCCGCAACGAGGGCCTGCACTTCGTGTGCCGCGACCTGCACCTCAAGGTTGAGAACACCGACACCGCGTGGACGTCGAAGCTGTCCGCCGGCCAGGAGATCCTCATCCCGTCGAAGCACGGCGAGGGCCGATTCCAGGCCGCCCCGGAGACCATCCGCGAGCTGGAGGAGGAGGGCCGCGTGGTGTTCCGCTACGTCGAAAACCCCAACGGCTCCATCAACGACATCGCCGGCGTGTGCAGCGCCGACGGCCGCGTCGTGGGCCTCATGCCGCACCCGGAGCACGCCGTCGAGGCGTTGACCGGCCCGTCGCTCGACGGTCTCGAGCTGTTCCTGTCCGCCGTTTCCACCATCGGCGCGTAA
- the purS gene encoding phosphoribosylformylglycinamidine synthase subunit PurS — protein MARVVVNVMPKAEILDPQGQAVHRALGRIGVSGISDVRQGKRFELEVDDSVTDEDLNRLAETLLANTVIEDFEVVREEGK, from the coding sequence GTGGCGCGTGTAGTTGTCAATGTGATGCCCAAGGCGGAGATCCTCGACCCGCAGGGCCAGGCCGTCCACCGGGCCCTGGGACGCATCGGCGTCTCCGGAATCTCGGACGTTCGCCAGGGCAAGCGATTCGAGCTCGAGGTCGACGACTCCGTCACCGACGAGGACCTCAACCGCCTGGCGGAAACCCTGCTGGCGAACACGGTCATCGAGGACTTCGAGGTCGTCCGCGAGGAGGGCAAGTGA
- a CDS encoding CHAP domain-containing protein, which produces MTDADRSRRFRLAPWPILLLSFVFVFGAAMSAWGPVNVLAWRGGEFPDVDPERPTYQQRIAEIGREQYGEQPDGARYFSRGDEAAVLDDGSSAPEGRWDAAFVSWVLNEAGLPVRPETAGDVDAWLIDDPLELAGVMADRGAYIDADDDPEFSPQIGDLIFYDYPGPFGHHVNIVVAVSGDVVTVGGDELGRVGLARMNLRNRSGIMGWGATGRLEDPIAPEPSAALGDANDANDGEYGEADPEFASDPTATPADAPR; this is translated from the coding sequence ATGACCGACGCCGACCGTTCCCGCCGTTTCCGGCTCGCCCCCTGGCCGATTCTGCTGTTGTCCTTCGTTTTCGTCTTCGGCGCGGCGATGTCGGCGTGGGGGCCGGTCAACGTGTTGGCGTGGCGCGGGGGCGAGTTCCCGGACGTCGATCCCGAGCGGCCGACGTACCAGCAGCGGATCGCGGAGATCGGGCGGGAGCAGTACGGGGAGCAGCCCGACGGTGCGCGGTATTTCTCGCGGGGCGATGAGGCGGCGGTGCTTGACGACGGCTCATCGGCTCCGGAGGGGCGGTGGGATGCGGCTTTCGTGTCGTGGGTGCTCAACGAGGCCGGTCTGCCGGTGCGCCCCGAGACGGCGGGTGACGTCGATGCGTGGTTGATCGACGACCCGCTGGAGTTGGCCGGGGTGATGGCGGATCGGGGCGCGTACATCGACGCCGACGACGACCCGGAGTTCTCCCCGCAGATCGGCGACCTGATCTTCTACGACTACCCCGGCCCGTTCGGCCATCACGTCAACATCGTCGTGGCGGTGTCCGGCGACGTGGTCACCGTCGGCGGCGACGAACTCGGCCGCGTCGGGTTGGCCCGCATGAACCTGCGCAACCGCAGCGGAATCATGGGCTGGGGCGCGACCGGACGGTTGGAGGACCCGATCGCACCGGAACCGTCGGCGGCCCTGGGCGACGCGAACGACGCGAACGACGGCGAGTACGGGGAGGCCGACCCGGAGTTCGCATCCGATCCGACGGCTACACCGGCAGATGCTCCTCGATGA
- a CDS encoding glutathione peroxidase: MSDGTQTTGSLYDIPVTTIDGRDTTLAEWAGHVLLIVNVASECGLTPQYEALQELQDEFAMRGFFVLGFPCNQFGGQEPGTEEQIEQFCRSTYGVEFPMFAKIDVNGDDAHPLYRRLTQFADADGEAGDVAWNFEKFVVDDSGEIVGRFRPRTAPDDDAIIDLIEEHLPV, translated from the coding sequence ATGAGCGACGGCACGCAGACCACCGGTTCCCTGTACGACATTCCCGTCACCACCATCGACGGGCGCGACACCACGTTGGCGGAGTGGGCGGGCCACGTCCTGCTCATCGTCAACGTCGCCAGCGAATGCGGCCTGACGCCGCAGTACGAGGCACTGCAGGAGCTGCAGGACGAGTTCGCCATGCGCGGCTTCTTCGTCCTCGGATTCCCGTGCAACCAGTTCGGCGGCCAGGAACCCGGCACGGAGGAGCAGATCGAGCAGTTCTGCCGGTCCACCTACGGGGTGGAGTTCCCCATGTTCGCAAAGATCGACGTCAACGGCGACGACGCCCACCCGCTGTACCGGCGACTGACGCAGTTCGCGGACGCCGACGGCGAGGCGGGCGACGTGGCGTGGAACTTCGAGAAGTTCGTCGTCGACGACTCCGGCGAGATCGTCGGCCGATTCCGCCCCCGCACCGCACCCGACGACGACGCGATCATCGACCTCATCGAGGAGCATCTGCCGGTGTAG
- a CDS encoding DUF2334 domain-containing protein: MTAVSPALVVSVSGIRDDRLLDAARFTAALEYRGISPSLLVAPHLGADWSLRDSPAVLDWVQRRRDEGAEILLAGYDQSDRGRRGEFAALDAHEARLRLTAATRQMRALSLDTDMFAPPRWLMSPGTLEVLPDLGFRIAADLHGVHDLVTGATDPTRVLAVGEGFGAAGWWRRAMRNSVNRAIADGRPIRISVSAGRLRDEKVRRDILRLLDLAMSAGVAPAGYGAVPLRWAA; the protein is encoded by the coding sequence ATGACCGCCGTCTCGCCCGCCCTCGTGGTGTCGGTGTCGGGCATCCGGGATGACCGGCTGCTCGACGCCGCACGTTTCACCGCCGCCCTGGAGTACCGGGGCATTTCTCCGTCGCTGCTGGTCGCGCCGCATTTGGGCGCCGATTGGTCCCTGCGCGATTCGCCGGCGGTGCTGGATTGGGTGCAGCGTCGGCGGGACGAGGGCGCCGAGATCCTGCTCGCCGGCTACGACCAGTCCGACCGGGGCCGTCGCGGGGAGTTCGCGGCGCTCGACGCCCACGAGGCCCGTCTGCGGTTGACCGCGGCGACGCGCCAGATGCGGGCCCTGAGCCTGGACACCGACATGTTCGCCCCGCCGCGCTGGCTGATGTCGCCGGGCACGCTGGAGGTGCTGCCGGACCTCGGTTTCCGCATCGCCGCCGATTTGCACGGCGTCCACGACCTGGTCACCGGGGCCACCGACCCCACCCGCGTGCTGGCGGTGGGAGAGGGCTTCGGCGCGGCCGGCTGGTGGCGTCGGGCGATGCGCAATTCCGTCAACCGCGCCATCGCCGACGGCCGACCGATCCGCATCTCCGTGTCCGCCGGCCGTCTGCGCGACGAGAAGGTCCGCCGCGACATTCTCCGCCTCCTCGACCTGGCCATGTCCGCGGGCGTCGCCCCGGCGGGCTACGGCGCGGTGCCCCTACGATGGGCGGCATGA
- a CDS encoding S9 family peptidase — protein MTEAPVAARRPHVRAHHGREFVDDYEWLRDKSDPEVIAHLNAENAHTDAMTADLGDLTESIFGEIKSRVQETDMSVPVRSGDWWYYSRTLEGKSYGLSCRMRADGDDWTPPTIPDAAPGEPVPGEEILLDLNELAEGHDFFSLGAASVTVDGNLLAYSTDVVGDERYTLRIKDLRTGELYDDVISDIAAGATWVGSAHLFYQRLDEAWRPDSVWRHAVGTPASEDVRVFHEPDEAYWVGVGTTRSEKYLIFEAGSKITSETWYLECADPTAEPTCVRPRERGVEYDVDHAVIGGEDVWLVTHNMTGPNFALGAVPVGSFESVDDLRELIAHRDDVRVEGVDCFAGHLVVAYRSGGIGRLALSVLDGSSLDDADPVFSELEFPEELYTAASAGNPEWEAPVLRFSYGSFTTPTEVWQLDVATGAREMLKRQPVRGGYEPSDYVAERRWVTARDGARVPVSLVRRADLDTSVPNPLLLYGYGSYEAPIDPGFSVARLSLLDRGMIFAIAHVRGGGEMGRAWWEQGRGLTKKNTFTDFIDVADDLLDAGITARDRMVADGGSAGGMLMGAVANMAGDRFAGIEAVVPFVDPLTSMLMPELPLTVVEWDEWGDPFHEEEVYDYMASYAPYENVEAKKYPPILAVTSLNDTRVLYVEPAKWIAKLREVAGGVEGSGPFLLKTEMSAGHGGVSGRYAKWRETAFQYAWLLRAAGAA, from the coding sequence GTGACCGAAGCCCCCGTCGCCGCCCGCCGCCCCCACGTCCGCGCCCATCACGGGCGGGAGTTCGTCGACGACTACGAGTGGTTGCGCGACAAGTCCGATCCGGAGGTGATCGCGCACCTCAACGCGGAAAACGCGCACACCGACGCGATGACTGCGGATCTCGGCGATCTGACGGAGTCGATTTTCGGCGAGATCAAGTCCCGGGTGCAGGAGACCGACATGTCGGTGCCGGTGCGTTCGGGCGACTGGTGGTACTACTCGCGCACCCTGGAGGGGAAGTCCTACGGGCTGTCGTGCCGCATGCGCGCCGACGGCGACGACTGGACCCCTCCGACCATTCCGGACGCCGCGCCTGGCGAGCCGGTGCCGGGGGAGGAGATCCTGCTCGATCTCAACGAGCTGGCCGAGGGCCATGATTTCTTCTCGCTTGGCGCCGCGTCGGTCACGGTCGACGGCAATCTGCTGGCCTATTCCACGGACGTCGTCGGCGACGAGCGGTACACGCTGCGCATCAAGGATCTGCGCACCGGCGAGCTGTACGACGACGTCATCTCCGACATCGCCGCGGGCGCCACGTGGGTCGGTTCGGCTCACCTGTTCTATCAGCGGCTCGACGAGGCGTGGCGGCCGGATTCGGTGTGGCGGCATGCCGTCGGCACGCCCGCATCGGAGGACGTGCGCGTCTTCCACGAGCCGGACGAGGCCTACTGGGTGGGCGTCGGCACGACGCGCAGCGAGAAGTACCTGATCTTCGAGGCGGGCTCCAAGATCACGTCGGAGACCTGGTACCTGGAGTGCGCGGATCCGACGGCGGAGCCGACGTGCGTGCGTCCGCGCGAGCGGGGCGTCGAGTACGACGTGGATCATGCGGTCATCGGCGGCGAGGACGTGTGGCTGGTCACGCACAACATGACGGGCCCGAATTTCGCCCTCGGCGCGGTTCCGGTCGGTTCCTTCGAGTCGGTGGATGACCTCCGCGAGCTCATCGCGCACCGCGACGACGTGCGCGTCGAGGGCGTCGATTGCTTCGCCGGCCACCTCGTCGTGGCGTACCGGTCCGGCGGCATCGGCAGGCTCGCCCTGTCGGTGCTCGACGGTTCTTCGCTTGACGACGCCGATCCGGTTTTCTCCGAGCTCGAGTTCCCGGAGGAGCTCTACACGGCGGCGTCGGCGGGAAATCCGGAGTGGGAGGCGCCGGTGCTGCGTTTTTCCTACGGGTCGTTCACCACGCCGACGGAGGTGTGGCAGCTCGACGTGGCCACCGGGGCGCGGGAGATGCTCAAGCGTCAGCCCGTGCGCGGCGGGTACGAGCCGTCGGATTACGTGGCGGAGCGCCGGTGGGTCACCGCCCGCGACGGTGCGAGGGTGCCGGTGTCGCTGGTGCGCCGCGCCGACCTGGACACGTCGGTGCCGAATCCGCTGCTGCTGTACGGCTACGGGTCGTATGAGGCGCCCATCGACCCGGGTTTCTCCGTGGCGCGATTGTCGCTGCTGGATCGCGGCATGATTTTCGCCATCGCGCACGTCCGCGGCGGCGGCGAGATGGGCCGGGCCTGGTGGGAGCAGGGCCGCGGGTTGACCAAGAAGAACACGTTCACCGACTTCATCGACGTCGCCGACGACTTGCTCGACGCCGGCATCACCGCCCGGGACCGCATGGTCGCCGACGGTGGTTCGGCCGGCGGCATGCTCATGGGCGCGGTGGCGAACATGGCGGGCGATCGGTTCGCCGGCATCGAGGCGGTCGTGCCCTTCGTCGACCCGCTGACGTCGATGCTCATGCCCGAGCTGCCGTTGACGGTGGTGGAGTGGGACGAGTGGGGAGACCCCTTCCATGAGGAGGAGGTCTACGACTACATGGCGTCGTACGCCCCGTACGAAAACGTTGAGGCGAAGAAGTACCCGCCGATTCTGGCGGTGACCAGCCTCAACGACACCCGCGTGCTGTACGTGGAGCCGGCGAAGTGGATTGCCAAGCTGCGCGAGGTCGCCGGCGGCGTCGAGGGATCGGGGCCGTTTTTGCTGAAGACCGAGATGAGCGCGGGCCACGGCGGCGTCTCCGGCCGCTACGCCAAGTGGCGCGAGACCGCGTTCCAGTACGCGTGGCTGCTGCGGGCGGCCGGGGCGGCCTGA
- a CDS encoding phosphoribosylaminoimidazolesuccinocarboxamide synthase, with product MRPELSAYSHLTAGKVREIYEVDDDTLLMVVSDRISAYDHILDTPIPDKGRVLTAMSVFFFDELDFPNHLAGAADDERIPAEVLGRALVCRKLEMLPFECVARGYLTGSGLVEYRESGTVCGIELPEGLTEGSKLPEPIFTPATKAEIGDHDENVPFSRVVESLGEDRANELRDATLSIYSRAAELALERGIILADTKFEFGLDADGGLVLADEVLTPDSSRYWPADSYVEGQVNPSFDKQYVRNWLTSAKSGWDKNAGTPPPPLPGGVVEATRERYIEAYERISGRRFSDWIGDPA from the coding sequence ATGCGACCCGAACTTTCCGCGTACAGCCACCTGACGGCGGGCAAGGTGCGCGAGATCTACGAAGTCGACGATGACACCCTGCTCATGGTCGTCTCCGACCGGATCTCCGCGTACGACCACATCCTGGACACGCCCATCCCCGACAAGGGCCGGGTGCTCACCGCGATGAGCGTCTTCTTCTTCGACGAACTCGACTTCCCCAACCACCTCGCCGGCGCCGCCGACGACGAGCGCATCCCGGCCGAGGTGCTGGGCCGCGCGCTGGTGTGCCGGAAGCTGGAGATGCTGCCGTTCGAGTGCGTCGCCCGCGGGTACCTGACCGGCTCCGGCCTGGTCGAGTACCGCGAGTCCGGCACCGTCTGCGGCATCGAGCTGCCCGAGGGGCTGACCGAGGGGTCGAAGCTGCCCGAGCCGATCTTCACCCCGGCGACGAAGGCCGAGATCGGCGACCACGACGAAAACGTCCCGTTCTCCCGCGTCGTGGAGTCGCTGGGCGAGGACCGCGCCAACGAGCTGCGCGACGCCACCCTGTCCATCTACTCCCGCGCCGCCGAGCTGGCCCTGGAGCGCGGCATCATCCTGGCGGACACGAAGTTCGAGTTCGGCCTCGACGCCGACGGCGGGCTGGTCCTGGCCGATGAGGTGCTCACCCCGGACTCCTCCCGCTACTGGCCGGCGGACTCCTACGTGGAGGGACAGGTCAATCCGTCGTTCGACAAGCAGTACGTGCGCAATTGGCTGACGTCGGCGAAGTCCGGCTGGGACAAGAACGCCGGCACGCCCCCGCCGCCGCTGCCCGGTGGCGTCGTCGAGGCGACCCGTGAGCGCTACATCGAGGCCTACGAGCGCATCTCCGGCCGCCGCTTCTCCGACTGGATCGGCGACCCCGCGTGA
- a CDS encoding acetyl-CoA C-acetyltransferase codes for MTTKPTQNTPRRAVIVGGNRIPFARSNKEYSNASNQDMLTAAIDGLVARYGLSGERLGSVAAGAVLKHSRDFNLARECVLGSALDPATPAYDIQQACATGMEALSSISNKIKLGQIDAGIAGGVDTTSDAPIAVNDRLRKILLEASRQKSTLDMAKVFLKVRPADLAPDTPSTGEPRTGLSMGEHQAITTAEWGVTRAEQDELAAKSHQNLARAYDEGFFDDLITPYKGVTRDTNLRADSTPEKLAKLKPVFGRGLEAEPTMTAGNSTPLTDGASAVLISSEEWAAERGLPVLADVVDVESAAVDFVHGDEGLLMAPVYATPRLLARQGLTFDDIDFFEIHEAFAGTVCSTMKAWEDEDYCREKLGLDGALGSVPREKLNVNGSSLACGHPFAATGGRITASLAKMLRAKADETGKVARGLISVCAAGGQGVVAILEARP; via the coding sequence ATGACGACCAAGCCCACCCAGAACACCCCGCGCCGCGCCGTCATCGTCGGCGGCAACCGCATCCCGTTCGCGCGTTCCAACAAGGAATACAGCAACGCGTCGAACCAGGACATGCTCACCGCCGCCATCGACGGCCTCGTCGCCCGTTACGGCTTGTCCGGCGAGCGCCTCGGTTCCGTCGCCGCCGGCGCCGTGCTCAAGCATTCCCGCGACTTCAACCTCGCCCGCGAGTGCGTCCTGGGCTCCGCCCTGGACCCGGCCACCCCGGCCTACGACATTCAGCAGGCCTGCGCCACCGGCATGGAGGCCCTGTCCTCCATCTCCAACAAGATCAAGCTCGGCCAGATCGACGCCGGCATCGCCGGCGGCGTGGACACCACCTCCGACGCCCCGATCGCCGTCAACGACCGCCTGCGCAAGATCCTGCTGGAGGCCAGCCGCCAGAAGTCCACCCTGGACATGGCGAAGGTCTTCCTGAAGGTCCGCCCGGCCGACCTGGCTCCGGACACCCCGTCGACCGGCGAGCCGCGCACCGGCCTGTCGATGGGCGAGCACCAGGCCATCACCACCGCCGAGTGGGGCGTCACCCGCGCCGAGCAGGACGAGCTGGCCGCCAAGTCGCACCAGAACCTGGCCCGCGCCTACGACGAGGGCTTCTTCGACGACCTGATCACCCCGTACAAGGGCGTCACCCGCGACACCAACCTGCGCGCCGACTCCACCCCGGAGAAGCTGGCCAAGCTGAAGCCGGTCTTCGGCCGCGGCCTGGAGGCCGAGCCGACCATGACCGCCGGCAACTCCACCCCGCTGACCGACGGCGCCTCCGCCGTGCTCATCTCCTCCGAGGAGTGGGCCGCCGAGCGCGGTCTGCCGGTGCTGGCCGACGTCGTCGACGTCGAGTCCGCCGCCGTCGACTTCGTCCACGGTGACGAGGGCCTGCTCATGGCCCCGGTCTACGCCACCCCGCGCCTGCTCGCCCGCCAGGGCCTGACCTTCGACGACATCGACTTCTTCGAGATCCACGAGGCCTTCGCCGGCACCGTGTGCTCGACGATGAAGGCCTGGGAGGACGAGGACTACTGCCGCGAGAAGCTCGGTCTCGACGGTGCCCTGGGCTCCGTCCCGCGCGAGAAGCTCAACGTCAACGGTTCCTCGCTGGCCTGCGGCCACCCCTTCGCCGCCACCGGCGGCCGCATCACCGCTTCGCTGGCGAAAATGCTGCGCGCCAAGGCCGACGAGACCGGCAAGGTCGCCCGCGGGCTGATCTCCGTCTGCGCCGCAGGCGGCCAGGGCGTCGTCGCCATCCTCGAGGCCCGTCCGTAA